One stretch of Dissulfurimicrobium hydrothermale DNA includes these proteins:
- a CDS encoding UDP-N-acetylmuramate--L-alanine ligase, protein MSRRYGNRPRSPRPFAMDCRDIYLMGICGTGMAGLAGLLRQKGYNVRGSDSQAYPPMSELLKGLRIPVQLGYGEENLSTMPDLVIIGNVIRRDNPEAVYVLREKIPYMSFPQALSHFFLCERTPLVVAGTHGKTTTSSLLVSALAGTGEDPGFMIGGVLNAYDSGFHLGNPPWFVLEGDEYDTAFFDKQPKFIYYMPKAAILTSIEFDHADIYQDLDAVKAAFVRFVEIIPQDGLIVACADWPAVRDVLRYARCRVVTYGESKDLDYYFKSYRTDDIGTEFDFKTQNGTQLHAAIRLPGRHNALNALGVAALLMELGFNPQEVLHGLSLCPGVKRRQEVRGIEAGVTVIDDFAHHPTAVKETLRALKEKYRDRRIIAVFEPRTNTSRRAVFQHAYPEAFLDADMVMVREVPDPEKAPPGDRFSSKRLVEDLRALKIDAALFPDAKAIVEALLPLCRKGDVVAVLSNGAFEDIHDRLLGALKNKDLLCKSCATILDGGAH, encoded by the coding sequence ATGTCAAGAAGATATGGAAACAGACCAAGGTCGCCTCGACCCTTTGCTATGGATTGCCGCGACATCTACCTGATGGGCATATGCGGCACAGGCATGGCCGGGCTTGCAGGACTTTTAAGACAAAAAGGCTATAACGTCAGAGGATCTGACAGCCAGGCGTATCCTCCAATGAGCGAACTCTTAAAAGGGCTCAGGATACCGGTTCAACTGGGTTATGGTGAAGAAAATCTGTCCACCATGCCTGATCTTGTAATAATCGGAAATGTCATAAGACGGGACAACCCCGAAGCGGTCTACGTACTTCGGGAGAAAATCCCGTATATGTCATTCCCGCAGGCCCTTTCGCACTTCTTTCTATGCGAGAGGACACCGCTTGTTGTGGCCGGTACCCACGGCAAGACCACCACATCTTCACTGCTCGTCTCCGCCCTTGCAGGCACCGGCGAAGACCCGGGCTTCATGATCGGGGGGGTGCTGAACGCCTATGATAGCGGATTTCATCTGGGAAACCCGCCGTGGTTTGTCCTTGAAGGGGATGAATACGATACGGCCTTCTTCGACAAACAACCTAAATTCATCTACTATATGCCGAAGGCTGCCATACTTACCAGCATCGAATTCGACCACGCAGACATATACCAAGACCTTGATGCAGTAAAGGCCGCATTCGTCCGCTTTGTAGAGATCATCCCGCAGGACGGCCTCATCGTAGCCTGCGCCGATTGGCCGGCCGTAAGGGATGTACTAAGATATGCAAGGTGCAGAGTTGTCACATACGGCGAATCAAAAGATCTAGATTATTATTTCAAGTCGTACAGAACGGACGATATCGGTACTGAGTTCGACTTTAAGACGCAAAACGGGACACAACTCCATGCAGCGATCCGCCTTCCCGGCAGACACAACGCCCTGAACGCCCTTGGTGTTGCAGCGCTCCTCATGGAACTGGGATTCAACCCACAGGAGGTACTCCACGGCCTAAGCCTCTGCCCTGGCGTAAAGCGGCGTCAAGAGGTAAGGGGCATTGAGGCGGGCGTTACTGTCATAGACGACTTTGCGCACCACCCTACGGCTGTAAAGGAGACACTCCGGGCGCTTAAAGAAAAATACCGGGACAGGCGGATAATCGCGGTATTTGAACCGAGGACCAACACATCTAGAAGGGCGGTATTCCAACATGCCTACCCTGAGGCCTTTCTCGACGCCGATATGGTAATGGTGCGCGAAGTGCCTGACCCTGAAAAGGCCCCGCCTGGAGACAGATTTTCATCAAAAAGGCTTGTGGAAGACCTAAGGGCGTTAAAAATCGATGCGGCCCTTTTCCCGGATGCCAAGGCAATTGTGGAGGCACTTCTCCCTTTGTGCCGGAAAGGGGATGTGGTGGCGGTGCTCTCAAACGGGGCATTTGAAGACATACATGACCGACTCCTGGGCGCATTGAAGAATAAAGACCTTTTATGCAAATCATGTGCGACCATTCTGGATGGGGGCGCACATTGA